The following are encoded in a window of Brevibacillus ruminantium genomic DNA:
- the yajC gene encoding preprotein translocase subunit YajC has protein sequence MEGLQSFLPIIIMFAIFYFLLIRPQQKRQKQRNAMLASVKKGDKIVTIGGVHGTIQELADDTVTLRIAHNVHVTFDRGAINSVVTSSNEPAAAAKTEETKEESK, from the coding sequence ATGGAAGGTTTACAGAGCTTTTTACCGATTATTATCATGTTTGCGATTTTCTATTTTCTCTTGATTCGTCCACAACAGAAGCGGCAGAAACAGCGCAATGCCATGCTGGCCTCTGTAAAAAAGGGAGATAAAATTGTTACGATTGGCGGCGTTCACGGAACCATCCAGGAACTCGCGGACGATACGGTAACGCTGCGTATCGCGCATAACGTTCATGTTACTTTTGACCGTGGCGCGATCAACAGTGTGGTGACCAGCAGCAATGAACCAGCGGCTGCTGCCAAAACCGAAGAGACAAAAGAAGAAAGCAAATAA
- the corA gene encoding magnesium/cobalt transporter CorA has protein sequence MIKTYFYNHSEQKMIHDVDLSRKDEFLKSPEDLLWIDLYDVGNNELQYIAKIFDFHPLAIEDCLHVSPRAKVDKYDDYYFFVIHALRYNEESDDEITTVELNVFLGPNYIVTIHKSPMSTIGRIASICHRNISYLNRGPDYLLYAIVDGITDEYFPIMDRISMRIDELEDEIFEHRMEEITEEFLALKRTIILIRRVILPQKRIFANVSGRYSFDISEENVPFYTDLSDHLERIADSAETFRDLVNGALDTYFTIISGKNHDAMRVLTIISTIALPLTFVTGLFGMNTFGWLGEAAEPYMLIISLSVMIIMTFLMLYIFRKRNWL, from the coding sequence TTGATTAAAACTTACTTTTACAACCACTCGGAACAAAAGATGATTCATGATGTCGACCTCAGCAGAAAAGATGAATTTCTAAAGTCTCCGGAGGATTTGCTCTGGATCGATCTATACGATGTGGGTAACAACGAATTGCAATACATCGCTAAAATTTTTGATTTTCACCCGCTCGCCATCGAGGACTGCCTGCATGTCAGCCCTCGCGCCAAGGTGGATAAATATGACGACTACTATTTCTTCGTCATTCACGCGCTGCGGTACAACGAAGAAAGTGACGACGAGATTACGACGGTAGAACTGAACGTGTTTCTCGGGCCCAATTACATTGTTACGATCCACAAGTCGCCGATGAGTACCATCGGGCGCATTGCTTCGATTTGTCATCGAAACATATCATATCTGAATCGCGGTCCTGATTATCTGCTTTACGCCATTGTTGACGGGATTACTGATGAATATTTTCCGATTATGGACCGCATCAGCATGCGGATTGACGAGTTGGAGGACGAAATTTTTGAGCATCGCATGGAAGAGATCACCGAGGAGTTCCTTGCTTTGAAGCGGACGATCATTTTGATTCGACGCGTGATTCTCCCTCAGAAACGCATCTTTGCCAATGTGAGTGGGCGTTATTCCTTTGATATCTCCGAGGAAAACGTTCCGTTCTACACTGACTTGTCCGACCACCTGGAGCGGATTGCAGACTCGGCGGAGACATTCCGCGACCTGGTAAACGGCGCGCTGGATACCTACTTCACGATCATCAGCGGCAAGAACCACGATGCCATGCGGGTGCTGACCATTATCTCCACCATCGCTTTGCCTTTGACCTTCGTAACCGGCTTGTTCGGGATGAATACGTTTGGCTGGCTTGGCGAGGCTGCAGAGCCTTACATGTTGATCATTTCCTTGTCTGTCATGATTATCATGACTTTCCTCATGCTGTATATCTTCCGAAAACGAAATTGGCTATGA
- a CDS encoding post-transcriptional regulator codes for MEEKEKDLWYAQVASLCESKAEEFGLLGYENVGPKDIWECVTSSYKQMPPLHQMVNDILSLKPNKYMNYLMLQMYKNS; via the coding sequence ATGGAGGAGAAAGAGAAGGATCTGTGGTACGCGCAAGTAGCCAGTCTATGTGAAAGCAAGGCAGAGGAGTTTGGCTTGCTCGGCTATGAAAATGTCGGGCCAAAGGATATCTGGGAGTGTGTGACAAGCTCTTATAAACAGATGCCTCCGCTTCACCAAATGGTCAATGACATCTTGTCCTTAAAGCCGAATAAATACATGAATTATCTGATGCTGCAAATGTACAAAAATTCTTAA
- the spoVB gene encoding stage V sporulation protein B — MRQSFFYGTIILIIAGGVTKLLGFANRIILSRILGSEGIGLYQMVVPLLYFLITLASFGMPLAIAKHVAETEAASDARQARRFLLLALGVTGGISLVICTTLFTLSGPLSRLFFTDPRAHVVLLAAIPVIPISSISLVLRGYFQGKHNMTPTAISQIVEQIIRMALVVVMTITFMPLGIEYAAAGAVGSIIFGEAAGFLYILWQYRRATQKTAAQVWERPLLAAMYKSRNSLRKLFQVSLPVTMSKLIGSIAYVLEPMIVPFALMLAGFSTAASTGLYGQFAGMAVPLLLFPTFLTYSLSVSLVPAVAEAAYQKNAPLVHRRIYQAMRITLVIGAPCTVLLFIFAEPLCQLLYGNAEVGILLREMAPFSVFLFFQAPLAAALQGLDFAHVVFRNTLIGAIVKTVAMFVFTARPEFGIHGAVIANNIGITLVTLLHIAGLIKEIGFTVDLVEMGKIVAAMFAMGYSGSYLSSHIFADLPMIKLLITCSILSLLLYLLMLVALRILGKQDVKRIPWIGEQLALFFPRR; from the coding sequence ATGAGACAGTCTTTCTTTTATGGAACCATCATTCTGATCATCGCGGGCGGCGTAACCAAATTGCTTGGTTTCGCCAATCGGATCATACTTTCCCGCATCCTCGGCTCGGAAGGAATCGGTCTGTATCAAATGGTCGTGCCGCTGCTGTACTTTCTGATTACCTTGGCCTCGTTTGGCATGCCGCTTGCGATTGCCAAACACGTCGCGGAAACCGAAGCAGCCAGCGATGCTCGACAGGCACGGCGCTTTCTGCTTCTTGCTCTGGGAGTAACCGGCGGCATCAGCCTGGTAATCTGCACCACGCTGTTCACGCTCTCTGGGCCGCTTTCCCGCCTGTTTTTCACCGACCCGCGTGCACATGTGGTCTTGCTGGCTGCTATACCAGTCATCCCCATCTCAAGTATTTCACTGGTATTGCGCGGCTATTTTCAGGGAAAACACAACATGACACCCACCGCGATCTCCCAGATCGTTGAGCAAATCATCCGGATGGCACTGGTCGTCGTCATGACGATTACCTTCATGCCCCTTGGCATTGAATACGCAGCGGCGGGAGCCGTCGGAAGCATCATTTTTGGAGAAGCGGCAGGCTTTTTGTACATTCTCTGGCAGTATCGACGGGCTACACAGAAAACGGCCGCACAGGTATGGGAACGCCCTCTCCTGGCAGCCATGTACAAAAGCCGTAACAGTTTACGGAAGCTGTTTCAAGTATCACTTCCTGTTACCATGAGCAAGTTGATCGGTTCGATCGCTTACGTTCTGGAGCCGATGATTGTTCCTTTTGCGCTGATGCTTGCAGGGTTCTCGACCGCTGCCTCCACCGGCTTGTACGGCCAATTCGCAGGGATGGCTGTGCCCCTATTACTTTTTCCTACTTTTCTTACCTATTCCCTGTCTGTATCGCTCGTTCCTGCTGTAGCAGAAGCGGCTTATCAAAAAAATGCTCCGCTGGTTCACAGGCGCATCTATCAAGCGATGCGTATTACGCTTGTGATCGGTGCTCCTTGTACCGTCTTGTTGTTTATCTTTGCGGAGCCTCTTTGTCAGCTCCTGTACGGCAACGCAGAGGTCGGCATACTTTTGCGGGAAATGGCTCCCTTCTCCGTCTTCCTGTTTTTCCAAGCCCCGCTGGCAGCAGCATTGCAAGGTCTTGATTTTGCCCATGTGGTTTTTCGCAACACCCTGATCGGGGCGATTGTGAAAACAGTTGCGATGTTCGTTTTTACAGCGCGACCTGAGTTCGGCATACACGGTGCTGTCATCGCAAACAACATCGGCATTACCCTCGTTACGCTTCTGCACATTGCCGGGCTGATCAAGGAAATCGGGTTTACGGTAGATCTCGTCGAAATGGGCAAAATTGTTGCAGCCATGTTTGCCATGGGCTACTCCGGTTCATACCTCTCTTCCCACATCTTTGCCGACCTGCCGATGATCAAGCTGCTGATCACTTGCTCCATACTGTCTTTGCTTCTTTACTTGCTAATGCTCGTGGCCCTAAGGATTTTAGGCAAGCAGGACGTCAAACGCATCCCCTGGATCGGGGAGCAGTTGGCACTCTTTTTCCCACGCCGCTGA
- a CDS encoding DUF421 domain-containing protein, which yields MEDLTTAVMRTIFSFFFILVLLRLMGKRELGKLSVFDVVISIMLAEMAVMSIEQIDKKASLFYLPMLLICLMEITMSWIFLKSKKMRDVVEGSGDMIIEKGEIREDAMRRNRLNFDDLMVHLRKKNIKNIADVEFAMIEHTGEVSVFPKPSKLPVTREDLNLPDIPQEKGEIAYNGLPIPLILDGKVRPKALQKIGQNELWLKREIRKHGIKDIRDVSFCSLDERGNLYVDKKDKPPH from the coding sequence ATGGAAGACTTAACAACTGCCGTCATGCGCACCATCTTCTCGTTCTTTTTCATTCTGGTGCTGCTCCGTTTGATGGGAAAAAGGGAGCTGGGGAAGCTCTCTGTGTTTGACGTCGTCATCTCCATCATGCTGGCTGAGATGGCTGTCATGTCCATTGAACAGATTGATAAAAAAGCGAGCCTCTTTTACCTGCCGATGCTGCTGATCTGCCTCATGGAAATTACGATGTCCTGGATTTTCTTGAAAAGCAAAAAAATGAGGGATGTCGTAGAAGGCTCCGGTGACATGATCATTGAAAAGGGTGAAATTCGCGAGGATGCAATGCGCCGAAACCGACTGAACTTCGACGATTTGATGGTTCACTTGCGCAAAAAAAACATAAAAAATATAGCGGATGTCGAATTTGCCATGATCGAGCACACCGGAGAGGTGAGCGTTTTTCCCAAACCGTCCAAGCTCCCGGTGACAAGAGAGGATCTGAATCTGCCGGATATTCCCCAGGAGAAAGGCGAAATCGCTTACAACGGGTTGCCGATTCCACTCATACTGGACGGAAAGGTCAGACCGAAAGCCCTGCAAAAAATCGGTCAAAATGAGCTGTGGTTAAAGCGGGAAATACGCAAGCACGGCATCAAGGACATACGTGACGTTTCTTTTTGCAGCCTTGACGAGCGCGGCAATCTGTATGTCGATAAAAAAGACAAGCCGCCGCACTAA
- the secD gene encoding protein translocase subunit SecD produces MIKWGRVLLFLVVVAMLATLMTTTTTQVAGKITLGLDLQGGFEILYVVEPLEPNQKVDIELLKATARMVEKRINIGGVAEPVIETELPNRLRVKIASNEADQDKLRDLIGKPAVLTFRDEGGKTILKGSDLAPGGAAVGYDELRRPVVTLKISDPKKLENVTRENLGKHMAIYLDETMMTNPVIQNIITGGNAQISGDYTQESAQELADLLNSGAMPAKLIEKQVTSVGASLGKLALQKTINAGYVGAALIFIFMLLVYRLPGLIANIMLATFTYLSIVVLHWMDATLTLPGIAGFILSVGMAVDANIITYERIQEEIRTGKTILSAFRAGERRSLITILDGHITTLIATGVLFYFGTSSIQGFAIVLAMTIVVSLLTNVLGSRLLLGLLVRANLIKKPFWFGVKESEIGEL; encoded by the coding sequence ATGATTAAATGGGGAAGAGTCCTCCTGTTTCTGGTGGTCGTGGCCATGCTGGCAACTTTGATGACCACGACGACTACACAGGTGGCAGGCAAGATCACACTTGGTTTGGACTTGCAGGGCGGTTTTGAAATCCTGTACGTAGTAGAGCCGCTAGAGCCAAATCAAAAGGTGGATATTGAGCTGTTGAAAGCGACGGCTCGGATGGTAGAGAAGCGGATCAACATTGGTGGGGTAGCGGAGCCTGTCATCGAGACAGAACTTCCCAACCGACTCCGCGTCAAGATCGCTTCGAACGAAGCTGATCAGGACAAGCTCCGGGATTTGATCGGAAAACCGGCTGTGCTGACATTCCGGGACGAGGGCGGCAAAACGATCCTGAAAGGAAGCGACCTGGCGCCGGGTGGTGCAGCAGTTGGTTATGATGAATTGAGACGTCCTGTCGTGACTCTGAAAATCTCCGATCCGAAAAAGCTGGAAAACGTAACGCGGGAGAATCTCGGTAAACATATGGCCATCTACCTGGATGAGACGATGATGACCAATCCGGTCATTCAGAACATCATTACGGGGGGAAATGCACAAATTTCAGGTGATTACACCCAAGAATCCGCACAGGAATTGGCAGACCTGCTGAATTCCGGTGCGATGCCAGCGAAGCTGATTGAAAAGCAGGTTACCTCTGTAGGGGCATCGCTTGGAAAGTTGGCCTTGCAAAAAACGATTAATGCGGGCTATGTCGGTGCTGCCCTGATCTTTATTTTCATGCTATTGGTGTACCGTTTGCCTGGTTTGATCGCCAATATTATGCTGGCTACCTTTACCTATCTAAGTATTGTGGTTCTCCACTGGATGGACGCGACCCTGACGCTGCCGGGTATTGCTGGTTTCATTCTCTCCGTGGGTATGGCCGTCGATGCCAACATCATTACCTACGAACGGATTCAGGAAGAGATTCGCACGGGCAAGACCATTTTGTCAGCCTTCCGTGCTGGTGAACGCCGTTCCTTGATTACGATCCTTGACGGGCATATCACGACCTTGATTGCCACGGGTGTTCTTTTCTACTTTGGTACAAGCTCCATTCAAGGCTTTGCCATCGTTCTTGCGATGACGATTGTCGTCAGCTTGCTGACGAATGTACTGGGTTCCCGTTTGCTTCTGGGACTGCTCGTCCGAGCCAATCTGATCAAGAAGCCGTTCTGGTTCGGAGTAAAGGAGAGTGAAATCGGTGAGCTCTAA
- a CDS encoding cation diffusion facilitator family transporter encodes MDNRLAKAQFGAWVGIVGNIALAAAKLIIGLVAKSQALIADAVHSASDVVGSVAVLIGLKAAERPPDEDHPYGHGKAESVAAIIVSVLLAVVGFEIGSSSVKSLFTPLVAPSFIAVWAAVGSMIVKEWMFRYKYKLGKELNSPSLIANAWEHRSDVFSSFSALLGIGGAILGGRLDIPWLLYLDPLAGIFVSILVLKMAYSLLKESIHNTLDHVLHEDQTLGLRRAIEAVEGVMRIDSLRAREHGHYQIVDVKIGVHPLITVEEGHRIGKQVKQTLMNQFSDVRDVFIHVNPYDETNEAPVTRLHE; translated from the coding sequence ATGGACAATCGTTTGGCAAAGGCGCAGTTTGGTGCCTGGGTCGGGATTGTCGGTAACATCGCCTTGGCAGCTGCCAAGCTGATCATCGGACTCGTCGCCAAATCCCAGGCACTTATCGCAGACGCTGTTCACTCTGCATCTGATGTCGTGGGATCGGTTGCTGTTCTGATCGGACTGAAAGCGGCAGAGCGCCCGCCAGACGAGGATCATCCGTACGGACACGGAAAAGCCGAATCTGTTGCTGCCATCATCGTCTCTGTCTTGCTCGCGGTTGTCGGATTTGAGATTGGTTCATCTTCCGTCAAATCGCTTTTTACTCCACTTGTCGCGCCATCTTTTATCGCGGTTTGGGCAGCGGTCGGCTCCATGATCGTCAAAGAATGGATGTTTCGTTATAAATACAAGCTGGGGAAAGAATTGAACAGCCCTTCACTGATTGCCAATGCATGGGAACACCGTTCGGATGTCTTTTCCTCCTTTTCCGCTTTGCTTGGTATCGGCGGAGCCATTCTGGGCGGCCGGCTGGATATTCCCTGGCTGCTGTACCTCGATCCGCTTGCCGGTATCTTCGTCTCGATCCTTGTCTTGAAAATGGCCTACAGCCTGCTGAAGGAATCGATTCACAACACGCTGGATCATGTGCTGCATGAAGATCAGACGCTTGGTTTGCGCAGGGCAATCGAGGCAGTCGAAGGGGTCATGAGAATTGACTCCCTGCGAGCTCGGGAGCACGGCCATTACCAAATCGTCGATGTGAAAATTGGCGTACATCCCCTTATCACGGTGGAAGAGGGGCACCGAATCGGAAAACAGGTAAAGCAAACGCTGATGAACCAGTTTTCCGATGTCCGCGATGTTTTTATCCATGTAAATCCGTATGATGAGACGAATGAAGCGCCGGTGACACGATTGCACGAATAA
- the recJ gene encoding single-stranded-DNA-specific exonuclease RecJ — protein sequence MLKAKTRWQLAAYDNELAEMIARECGLAPLVAKLLVIRGIDTVQRAKEFMDAGPELFHDPYALHGMKESVKRIREAIERQEMICIYGDYDADGVSSTSLMVQVMRKLGAAFDTYIPNRFTEGYGLHKDALSSLKERGFTLIITVDTGISAVEQVAFAKELGLDVIVTDHHEPPEVIPEAFAVINPKQPACSYPFDMLAGVGVAFKLAHALLDEPPLDLVDLAALGTIADLVPLVDENRILAKLGLKRLNHTRNIGLQALIKVCGLSDTEMLTAGHVGFALGPRLNAGGRLETAAVAVKLLTTEDIQEAEEAAQQLDDLNCERQELVQTITDEAIQMVLEDYPLDENRVLVLAKEGWNVGVVGIVASRLVEKFYRPTIVLGIDPEKGTAKGSARSINGFDMYEALTACREWLPHYGGHTMAAGMTLPVDNLEPFRKQLNQLAHEWLTEKDFVPLTKVDVAMELADVTLQTAEQLEQLAPFGMGNPTPLVMIQDVETAGMRTIGRDQTHLKCSLVKDAGQIDAIGFNWAHIVPEVTPKARYQVIGELSVNEWNGNRKPQLTIRDLTIPHRQVYDWRGCRDKRERWRNLQDSGDVLTILFRQESYEELLPMAALAGLEDGLLSLSQEDVKAGDLKPSRVILYDLPRSRRDLMQVVTYLESAERIYCLFGDPDLGLERLSCPGREQFKLVYQFFMQVPLVQRIHLDAMARRLKLKRDLLEGMLAVLAELDFIKVEADAFRLNPEAAKQPLEGSRLYIEWREESELATELLLSSYDSLVTHFQQQVAAATS from the coding sequence ATGCTGAAAGCGAAAACACGCTGGCAACTGGCTGCGTACGATAATGAGCTGGCGGAGATGATCGCCCGGGAGTGCGGATTGGCGCCTTTAGTTGCCAAGCTGCTTGTGATTCGCGGGATTGATACCGTGCAGCGTGCGAAAGAATTCATGGATGCGGGGCCGGAGCTTTTTCACGATCCATATGCTTTGCACGGTATGAAAGAAAGTGTGAAGCGGATCCGTGAGGCGATCGAACGGCAAGAAATGATCTGTATATACGGCGATTACGATGCCGACGGTGTCAGCTCCACCTCTTTGATGGTGCAAGTCATGAGGAAGCTGGGAGCTGCTTTTGATACCTACATTCCCAACCGCTTTACAGAAGGATACGGGCTACATAAGGACGCTCTCTCTTCGTTGAAAGAGAGGGGCTTTACGCTGATCATCACGGTTGACACGGGAATCAGTGCGGTTGAGCAGGTTGCTTTTGCCAAGGAATTGGGGCTGGACGTCATTGTGACGGATCACCACGAACCTCCGGAGGTTATCCCGGAGGCATTTGCTGTGATCAATCCCAAACAGCCGGCATGCTCTTATCCGTTTGACATGCTGGCGGGAGTCGGGGTGGCGTTTAAACTCGCTCATGCCTTGCTGGATGAGCCGCCTCTCGATCTGGTTGATCTCGCCGCTCTGGGAACGATTGCCGACCTGGTTCCGCTGGTAGACGAGAACCGGATTTTGGCCAAATTAGGGCTGAAGAGGTTGAACCACACCCGCAATATTGGCCTGCAGGCGTTGATCAAGGTTTGCGGCTTGTCTGATACAGAGATGTTGACGGCCGGACATGTGGGATTTGCGCTCGGGCCGCGTCTCAATGCAGGCGGGCGTCTGGAAACCGCGGCCGTAGCCGTCAAGCTGTTGACCACGGAGGATATCCAGGAGGCAGAGGAGGCCGCACAGCAGCTCGACGATTTGAACTGTGAGCGGCAAGAGCTGGTTCAGACCATCACGGATGAAGCGATTCAGATGGTTCTGGAGGATTATCCTTTGGATGAAAACCGGGTGCTCGTTCTGGCGAAGGAAGGCTGGAATGTCGGCGTTGTCGGCATCGTCGCATCCCGTTTAGTCGAAAAATTTTATCGTCCCACGATCGTCCTGGGAATTGACCCTGAAAAGGGAACGGCTAAAGGCTCAGCCAGAAGCATCAACGGCTTTGACATGTATGAGGCATTAACGGCTTGCCGCGAGTGGCTTCCCCATTACGGCGGGCATACCATGGCAGCAGGGATGACTCTGCCTGTGGATAACCTTGAGCCTTTCCGCAAACAGCTAAATCAACTTGCCCATGAGTGGCTGACCGAGAAAGATTTTGTTCCGTTGACGAAAGTAGATGTCGCGATGGAATTGGCCGATGTCACTTTGCAGACCGCCGAGCAATTGGAGCAGCTTGCACCGTTTGGGATGGGGAATCCGACTCCTCTGGTGATGATACAAGACGTTGAGACGGCGGGTATGAGGACGATTGGACGTGATCAGACCCATCTGAAATGCTCGCTGGTAAAGGATGCGGGTCAAATCGATGCGATTGGCTTTAACTGGGCTCATATCGTCCCGGAGGTAACGCCAAAAGCTCGATATCAGGTGATTGGCGAGCTGTCAGTTAACGAATGGAATGGCAATCGAAAGCCGCAGTTAACCATACGCGATCTGACCATCCCGCATCGTCAGGTATACGACTGGAGAGGCTGCCGGGACAAAAGAGAGCGGTGGAGAAATCTCCAGGACTCAGGTGATGTGCTGACTATCCTGTTTCGCCAGGAAAGCTATGAGGAACTTCTGCCGATGGCTGCTTTGGCCGGTCTCGAGGACGGATTGCTGTCCCTCTCACAGGAGGATGTGAAAGCGGGCGACCTGAAACCTTCGCGCGTCATTTTGTACGATTTGCCCAGATCGCGAAGAGATCTGATGCAGGTGGTCACGTACCTGGAGAGCGCCGAGCGCATCTATTGCCTGTTTGGTGACCCTGATCTGGGACTGGAGCGGCTTTCCTGCCCCGGTAGAGAGCAGTTTAAACTGGTTTATCAATTTTTCATGCAGGTTCCCCTGGTGCAGCGCATTCATCTGGATGCCATGGCGCGCAGGTTGAAGCTGAAGCGGGATCTGTTGGAGGGCATGCTCGCCGTGCTCGCAGAGCTTGATTTTATCAAGGTGGAGGCGGATGCCTTCAGGCTGAATCCGGAAGCGGCTAAACAACCGCTGGAAGGCTCCCGCTTGTATATAGAATGGAGAGAAGAGAGTGAGCTGGCAACCGAACTTTTGCTTTCTTCATATGATTCTCTGGTAACTCATTTTCAGCAGC
- the secF gene encoding protein translocase subunit SecF, whose product MSSKKQQHEDVIKFDIVKNRRKFYTFSLTILIVGLICTLIMGLNLGVDFKAGTRLDIYIGKEFQVADIDQIIKETIPNTVFTPTTTYGENQAQTRFDHTIPADQLTALETALKAKYGDQVSKQEATVDPSIAKELVKKAAIAVAVAGIGIVIYIAFRFQFLFGIACIIGLIHDVFIPIALFSVFRLEVDLTFIAAILTIVGYSINDTIVIFDRIRENLRTMKSKTVEDLEHLVNVSLWQTMRRSVFTVGTVFLTAVAIAVLGSEGIRTFSLALIFGLVSGTYSSIFVSAQIWVTLKKREMAKKRLSPAPTEG is encoded by the coding sequence GTGAGCTCTAAAAAACAACAACACGAAGATGTCATCAAATTTGATATCGTAAAGAACAGACGAAAATTCTACACCTTCTCGCTGACTATTTTGATTGTGGGTCTGATCTGTACCCTGATCATGGGTCTCAATCTCGGGGTAGACTTTAAAGCAGGTACACGCCTGGATATTTACATCGGCAAGGAGTTTCAGGTAGCCGATATCGATCAAATCATCAAAGAGACGATTCCCAACACCGTCTTCACACCAACGACGACCTACGGGGAAAATCAAGCGCAAACCAGGTTTGACCATACCATTCCCGCAGATCAGTTGACTGCGCTGGAAACAGCCCTGAAGGCCAAGTATGGGGACCAAGTCTCCAAACAGGAAGCTACGGTTGATCCCAGCATCGCCAAAGAGCTGGTGAAAAAAGCAGCGATTGCCGTTGCTGTAGCCGGTATCGGAATTGTCATCTACATCGCTTTCCGATTTCAGTTTCTGTTCGGGATTGCCTGCATTATCGGTTTGATCCATGACGTGTTCATCCCGATCGCGCTGTTTTCCGTTTTCCGTTTGGAAGTGGATTTGACCTTTATTGCAGCGATTTTGACCATCGTCGGTTATTCGATCAACGATACGATTGTAATTTTTGACCGGATTCGGGAAAACCTAAGAACGATGAAGTCCAAAACAGTAGAGGATCTGGAGCATCTGGTCAACGTCTCGCTGTGGCAAACCATGCGCCGCTCCGTCTTTACGGTAGGGACGGTATTTTTGACAGCTGTTGCGATTGCCGTTTTGGGCAGCGAAGGCATCCGCACATTCTCTCTGGCCTTGATCTTTGGTCTGGTGAGCGGTACCTATTCTTCGATCTTCGTCTCTGCACAGATTTGGGTTACCTTGAAAAAACGGGAAATGGCTAAAAAACGTCTTTCTCCGGCTCCAACTGAGGGCTGA
- a CDS encoding TIGR04086 family membrane protein, producing the protein MRSTTTSVFAGLLYTLGLVLIGALLVAVLLSFTSIRESSLPYFTYVINTIALLVGGYVTGRRCGGKGWYYGGLTGIFYFLLIILIGFLGFDAPMQWGTFLYLIGAFAMASIGGIFGVNAASHSR; encoded by the coding sequence TTGCGGAGTACAACCACCTCAGTCTTTGCCGGACTTCTATACACACTTGGCTTGGTTTTGATTGGCGCCCTGCTCGTGGCCGTGCTTCTCTCATTTACCTCGATCCGAGAAAGCTCGCTGCCCTATTTTACTTATGTGATCAACACTATCGCTCTGCTTGTTGGCGGTTATGTCACAGGCCGGCGCTGCGGCGGCAAGGGATGGTACTATGGCGGCTTGACCGGTATCTTTTATTTCTTGCTGATTATCTTGATTGGCTTTCTCGGCTTCGATGCACCAATGCAGTGGGGGACGTTTCTTTACCTGATCGGTGCTTTTGCCATGGCATCAATCGGGGGGATCTTCGGCGTAAACGCGGCTTCTCACAGTCGTTAG